From a region of the Salarias fasciatus chromosome 6, fSalaFa1.1, whole genome shotgun sequence genome:
- the LOC115389910 gene encoding nucleolin-like has translation MTGLCWTPVVLVFLLSAQHSFGAVDQNWLRNIVEALKNEYALGDAFTLAVNIPQNQDPADLKQVLQSDPVDKVKEAVSQGQVYQGTSVIAATQSDGLSRVLENIQSLKTDNQGNVLVIYSEVAPNSNDNSMADKINYVLQNWNAYAFVFSRVADVPTADTSQLAGSFKLLDISKLGLDNIFRCYKPDDSFQCTSCSSGGDVTPSCVANSAPANQEQGTVADTSGDAGTGAGATAGGDTDAGSGADAGAAEGADTGESPGADTGAGTGAGVDAGAGADVGTYTGNGITIGAGTGLGKQGKAGKMRKCKGRNQGCNRKRGSRKRKSGNVRRSRKRGPGRNGRKQGKFRGGGRRARRKGGRRGGKSAKRRGGRGGGKRRGGRGGRKSAKRRGGGKRRKWGNLQDIFWEW, from the exons ATGACTGGCCTTTGCTGGACACCCGTTGTGctggtctttctcctctctgctcaaCATAGTTTTGGTGCAGTGGATCAAAACTGGCTCAGAAACATCGTCGAAGCTCTAAAGAATGA GTATGCACTTGGTGATGCTTTCACTTTGGCTGTGAATATCCCACAGAACCAAGACCCAGCTGATCTTAAACAAGTCCTTCAGAGCGACCCAGTGGACAAAGTGAAGGAAGCCGTTTCACAGGGTCAAGTGTACCAGGGCACCAGTGTGATCGCAGCAACACAATCAGATGGATTGTCACGAGTTCTTGAAAACATACAGTCCCTCAAAACTGACAATCAGGGAAATGTTCTGGTAATCTATTCTGAAGTTGCCCCAAATTCAAATGACAACAGCATGGCAGACAAAATTAACTATGTCCTTCAAAACTGGAATGCTtatgcatttgtgttttctaGAGTAGCTGATGTTCCCACTGCCGATACCTCTCAGCTGGCTGGATCTTTTAAGCTTCTTGACATTTCCAAACTAGGGCTTGATAACATTTTCCGTTGCTATAAGCCTGATGATTCTTTTCAGTGCACCAGCTGTTCCTCAGGGGGAGATGTTACACCCTCGTGTGTCGCAAACTCAGCTCCCGCAAATCAAGAGCAAGGCACGGTTGCAGACACAAGTGGAGATGCCGGCACAGGCGCAGGTGCAACTGCAGGTGGAGACACAGATGCAGGTTCAGGTGCAGATGCAGGTGCAGCTGAAGGTGCAGACACAGGTGAAAGTCCAGGTGCAGACACAGGTGCTGGTACAGGTGCAGGTGTAGATGCAGGTGCAGGCGCTGATGTAGGCACTTACACGGGGAATGGCATAACCATAGGTGCGGGAACAGGACTTGGGAAGCAGGGCAAGGCTggcaaaatgagaaaatgcaaGGGTCGTAACCAAGGCTGCAACCGCAAAAGAGGAAGTAGAAAAAGAAAGTCTGGCAATGTCAGAAGATCACGCAAGCGAGGACCAGGGCGCAATGGTAGGAAACAGGGTAAGTTTCGTGGAGGTGGAAGACGTGCCAGACGTAAAGGAGGTAGAAGAGGAGGTAAAAGTGCCAAACGTagaggaggcagagggggaGGTAAGCGTAGAGGAGGTAGAGGGGGACGCAAAAGTGCCAAACGTAGAGGAGGAGGCAAACGCAGAAAATGGGGAAACCTTCAAGACATATTTTGGGAGTGGTAA